In Salinisphaera sp. LB1, one genomic interval encodes:
- a CDS encoding BadF/BadG/BcrA/BcrD ATPase family protein translates to MADCELRVFIGVDGGASKTRVVALDAAGQVLGTANGAAATLNGRADTSWATIVETVRAIDALAGLDLVEASVVVGIAGTEIAPAYRAFVAAAPACGALEVVSDAHIACAGAHDGGNGAIVSVGTGVVGFCRDGEATARAGGWGFPHDDRGSGAWLGMEAVGHALAAADGRRVHDALADRLLADFSHDPGALAGWACSAQAGDFAGYARAVVELASQREASAEALLDAAGRHVSAVARALIGERRDLLLALTGGLAATIAPRLDADLQARSTRPVHDGAHGAALMARHAFIPSPETGS, encoded by the coding sequence ATGGCTGATTGTGAGCTGCGCGTATTCATCGGCGTCGACGGCGGCGCGAGCAAGACGCGGGTCGTCGCGCTGGACGCCGCGGGGCAGGTGCTGGGCACCGCCAACGGCGCGGCCGCCACCCTTAACGGGCGCGCCGATACGAGCTGGGCGACCATCGTCGAGACGGTCCGCGCCATTGATGCGCTGGCCGGGCTCGATCTGGTTGAGGCGAGCGTGGTCGTCGGTATCGCCGGTACCGAGATCGCACCGGCGTATCGCGCCTTCGTGGCGGCAGCACCCGCCTGCGGCGCGCTCGAGGTGGTCTCGGATGCGCATATCGCCTGTGCCGGCGCCCACGACGGCGGCAACGGCGCGATCGTGTCGGTCGGTACCGGTGTGGTCGGTTTCTGTCGCGACGGCGAGGCCACGGCGCGCGCCGGGGGCTGGGGGTTCCCGCACGACGATCGCGGGTCCGGCGCCTGGCTTGGCATGGAGGCGGTCGGCCATGCGCTGGCGGCGGCCGATGGGCGCCGGGTGCACGATGCGCTGGCCGATCGGCTGCTGGCGGATTTCAGCCACGACCCCGGCGCGCTCGCCGGCTGGGCGTGTAGCGCGCAGGCGGGCGATTTCGCCGGCTATGCACGCGCCGTGGTGGAGCTCGCCAGCCAGAGAGAGGCGAGCGCGGAGGCGTTGCTCGATGCGGCCGGGCGGCATGTGTCGGCGGTGGCGCGCGCGCTCATCGGTGAGCGTCGCGATCTCCTGCTGGCACTCACCGGCGGCCTGGCCGCTACCATCGCACCGCGGCTCGATGCCGATCTGCAGGCGCGATCCACGCGGCCCGTTCACGACGGTGCGCACGGCGCTGCGTTGATGGCCCGTCATGCTTTCATCCCTTCACCGGAGACCGGTTCATGA
- a CDS encoding sugar porter family MFS transporter, producing MVIGVGRCGPAAANTASKQSADTTETTTPRTRRRDMIETTQDSFSPTRLPAMAWLAIAIAALGGILYGYDIGIIAGALVFMKGALSLSASEMSLIVAAVLGGGSLATLIGGPIADAIGRKATLLISGAVFAIGVIVTAMAAGYAGALGGRLIQGIGVGLVTIVVPLYLVEVMPPAVRGRSVTLFQLFLTFGILAGYLVGYFFNASGDWRAMFITALAPAVAFVLLGLALPKSPRWLIKKGRPSEARAALARTHSAAETESTFNELAAQTDEEGVAARWSLLLAPGYRRAFFLALAIGLLNQLTGINTLLQFNTVILDQSGLSGGATAVLGSVTVGLTNFVVTIVGLMLIDRVGRRPLLILGTAGATVALAFMALIHLLTTASAFQGYATLAGLIGFVVFFAIGPGIVVWLAISEVLPLAIRAKGMAVALFANSLMSAILAAVFMDIVSVAGYAGAFGLLAIAVFVYMLVAIIPLPETKGRKLEEIETHFLGEAHG from the coding sequence ATTGTCATCGGCGTCGGGCGTTGCGGCCCGGCGGCTGCGAACACCGCGTCAAAACAGAGCGCGGATACAACTGAAACGACAACGCCTCGTACTCGGAGGAGAGACATGATCGAAACGACACAGGACTCATTTTCGCCCACCCGCCTGCCGGCCATGGCCTGGCTGGCGATCGCCATCGCCGCGCTCGGCGGCATTTTGTACGGCTACGACATCGGCATCATCGCCGGCGCGCTGGTGTTCATGAAGGGCGCGCTGTCGCTGTCTGCCTCGGAAATGTCGCTGATTGTGGCGGCGGTGCTGGGCGGCGGTTCGCTGGCCACCCTCATCGGCGGCCCGATCGCCGACGCGATCGGGCGCAAGGCGACGCTGCTGATCTCGGGCGCCGTATTCGCGATCGGCGTGATCGTGACCGCCATGGCGGCCGGCTATGCCGGCGCGCTCGGCGGCCGGTTGATTCAGGGCATTGGCGTCGGTCTGGTGACCATCGTGGTGCCACTGTATCTGGTCGAGGTCATGCCGCCGGCGGTGCGCGGGCGCAGCGTGACGCTGTTCCAGCTGTTTCTGACCTTCGGCATTCTGGCCGGTTATCTGGTCGGCTATTTCTTCAACGCCAGCGGCGACTGGCGGGCCATGTTCATCACCGCGCTTGCGCCGGCCGTGGCCTTCGTGCTGCTCGGTCTGGCGTTGCCGAAATCGCCGCGCTGGCTGATCAAGAAAGGCCGGCCGAGCGAAGCGCGCGCCGCGCTCGCCCGCACGCACAGTGCCGCAGAGACCGAATCCACATTCAACGAACTGGCCGCGCAGACCGATGAAGAAGGCGTGGCCGCGCGCTGGTCCCTGTTGTTGGCGCCGGGCTATCGTCGCGCTTTCTTTCTGGCTTTGGCGATCGGTCTGCTCAACCAGCTCACCGGCATTAACACGCTGCTGCAGTTCAATACCGTGATCCTCGACCAGTCGGGCCTGTCCGGCGGCGCGACCGCGGTGCTGGGCAGCGTGACGGTCGGGCTGACCAACTTCGTGGTCACCATCGTCGGCCTGATGCTGATCGATCGTGTCGGCCGGCGCCCGCTGCTCATTCTGGGCACGGCCGGGGCGACGGTCGCTCTGGCGTTCATGGCGCTCATCCATTTGCTGACTACGGCCTCCGCGTTCCAGGGCTATGCCACGCTGGCCGGGTTGATCGGCTTTGTCGTCTTCTTCGCCATCGGCCCGGGTATCGTGGTGTGGCTGGCGATCTCGGAAGTGCTGCCGCTGGCGATCCGCGCCAAGGGCATGGCGGTCGCACTGTTCGCCAATTCTCTGATGTCGGCGATTCTGGCCGCGGTGTTCATGGATATCGTCTCGGTGGCCGGCTATGCCGGGGCCTTCGGATTGCTCGCAATCGCGGTATTCGTCTACATGCTGGTGGCGATCATCCCCTTGCCGGAGACCAAGGGGCGCAAACTGGAAGAGATCGAAACCCATTTCCTGGGAGAAGCGCATGGCTGA
- a CDS encoding GntR family transcriptional regulator: MDPRLSRIMLDADIATPLYHQLSRQLGDAIEAGRWQAGEALPSERALADVLHISRITARKALEQLAQRGLIRRTHGSGTFIAPRFNEPLTRLASFTELLTQRGFTPSSRWLSRRIDSPTSEEAFRLGLHSNARVARLKRLRLADDVVMAVEESCLPEAVLPEPEAVETSLYKTLEDLGRPIMRALQHITAVNADAETAALVSVPQGEALLAVTRSSYLADGSPAELSVSYCRTHYYDFMVELHRRPASG; the protein is encoded by the coding sequence ATGGATCCTCGCCTTTCCCGAATCATGCTCGATGCCGATATTGCGACGCCGCTGTATCACCAACTCTCGCGGCAACTCGGCGACGCGATCGAGGCGGGCCGCTGGCAGGCGGGCGAGGCGCTGCCATCCGAGCGGGCGCTGGCCGATGTGCTGCATATTTCGCGCATCACCGCGCGCAAGGCGCTCGAACAGCTGGCGCAGCGCGGCTTGATCCGGCGCACCCATGGCTCGGGCACATTCATCGCGCCGCGGTTCAATGAGCCGCTGACCCGGCTCGCCAGTTTCACGGAACTGCTGACCCAGCGCGGCTTCACGCCGAGCTCGCGCTGGTTGTCGCGGCGGATCGATTCGCCGACCAGCGAAGAAGCGTTTCGCCTGGGATTGCACAGCAACGCGCGTGTCGCGCGGCTGAAACGTCTCCGCCTGGCCGACGATGTGGTCATGGCGGTGGAAGAAAGTTGTCTGCCCGAGGCGGTCTTGCCCGAACCGGAAGCGGTCGAGACGTCGCTGTACAAGACGCTCGAGGATCTGGGCCGGCCGATCATGCGGGCGTTGCAGCACATCACGGCGGTCAACGCCGACGCCGAAACCGCGGCACTGGTGTCGGTGCCCCAAGGCGAGGCGCTGCTCGCGGTCACCCGGTCGAGCTATCTGGCCGATGGCTCGCCGGCGGAGCTGAGCGTGAGCTACTGCCGTACCCATTACTACGACTTCATGGTCGAGCTGCATCGGCGCCCGGCGTCTGGTTGA
- a CDS encoding aspartate aminotransferase family protein produces the protein MDWTPSREDFDRYMLPNYNPQAVIPVRGEGSRLWDQNGDEYIDFAGGIAVNGLGHCHPALVEALTMQGQQLWHLSNVYTNEPALRLAKTLVESTFADKVFFANSGGEANEAALKLARRYAHDKFGAQKDKIVSFRSSFHGRTWFTVSVGGQEKYTQGFGPVPGGIVHGEYNNLESARELVDDHTCAIMVEPVQGEGGVTPGDPDFLAGLRRLADAHDALLIFDEVQCGVGRTGQLYAYMGYGVTPDILTSAKALGGGFPIGAMLTIDKVAEVFVVGTHGSTYGGNPLACAVALAAVETIGRPDVLAGVEDRAAIFREELDRINAKYDCFADIRGKGLLIGAEFNARYHEQGRATLAAAIKEGLMLLVAGPNVLRFAPSLIIPEADIREGMAKLDRAIGTLEATS, from the coding sequence ATGGACTGGACGCCCTCCCGCGAAGACTTCGACCGCTACATGCTGCCCAATTACAATCCGCAGGCCGTCATCCCGGTCCGCGGCGAAGGCAGCCGGCTGTGGGACCAGAACGGCGATGAATACATCGATTTCGCCGGTGGCATCGCAGTCAATGGGCTCGGCCATTGCCATCCCGCGCTGGTCGAGGCGCTGACCATGCAGGGCCAGCAGCTCTGGCATCTGTCCAATGTCTATACCAATGAGCCGGCATTACGGCTGGCGAAGACGTTGGTCGAGTCCACTTTTGCCGACAAGGTGTTCTTTGCCAACTCCGGCGGCGAGGCCAACGAGGCGGCGCTGAAGCTGGCGCGCCGCTATGCCCACGACAAGTTCGGCGCACAAAAAGACAAGATCGTTTCGTTTCGCAGTTCGTTCCACGGCCGAACCTGGTTCACGGTCTCGGTCGGCGGCCAGGAGAAATACACCCAGGGCTTCGGCCCGGTGCCGGGGGGCATCGTCCACGGCGAGTACAACAATCTGGAATCGGCCCGTGAGCTGGTGGACGACCACACCTGCGCGATCATGGTCGAACCGGTGCAGGGCGAAGGTGGCGTGACGCCGGGCGATCCGGATTTCCTGGCCGGGCTGCGCCGGCTGGCCGACGCTCACGACGCCCTGCTGATCTTCGACGAAGTCCAATGCGGCGTCGGCCGTACCGGGCAGTTGTACGCCTACATGGGTTACGGCGTGACGCCCGACATCCTCACCAGCGCCAAGGCGCTGGGCGGCGGTTTCCCGATCGGCGCGATGCTGACCATCGACAAGGTGGCCGAGGTGTTCGTGGTCGGCACGCATGGCTCCACCTACGGCGGCAATCCGCTGGCCTGCGCGGTGGCGCTGGCGGCGGTCGAAACCATCGGCCGGCCGGACGTGCTGGCCGGCGTCGAGGATCGCGCGGCTATCTTTCGCGAAGAACTCGACCGCATCAACGCAAAATATGACTGCTTCGCCGACATTCGCGGCAAGGGGCTGTTGATCGGCGCCGAATTCAACGCGCGCTATCACGAGCAGGGCCGGGCGACACTGGCCGCCGCGATCAAGGAAGGGCTGATGCTTCTGGTCGCCGGGCCGAACGTGCTGCGCTTCGCCCCTTCGCTGATCATTCCCGAGGCCGATATCCGCGAGGGTATGGCCAAGCTGGACAGGGCCATCGGCACGCTCGAGGCGACCTCGTAG
- a CDS encoding arginine N-succinyltransferase, with protein MLIVRPGHPDDLEALMALAANAVPALTNFPAHRERLGERLAASRHALEESIASPGSEVYTFVLEDHAGESPRVVGTASIRARAGAREAYYTWRRETLIHASQQLDVRREVSILSLSHELSESSLLCAFSIDPAYRGGPGERLLRRARLLFVAQHPERFMTNLAVAMPGHLDANGASPFWESVGRHFFVRDFGEINEIAGVHSKSFIAEVMPPFPLYEPLLSETGRAAIGSIHAAHGPAAVDLRDEGFTPSRHIDLFDGGLLFEAPFQRLHSVRGNRWHPVRVDNRVAHGEHGVALLANQETSAFRCIAAPHALTATGQLRLAPEGADRLHLDTGRAVLAVTLPTLDAEAGSC; from the coding sequence ATGCTCATCGTTCGCCCCGGCCACCCGGATGATCTCGAGGCGTTGATGGCGCTGGCCGCCAACGCCGTGCCCGCGCTCACCAACTTCCCGGCCCATCGCGAACGGCTGGGCGAACGGCTCGCGGCCTCGCGCCACGCCCTCGAGGAATCGATCGCCTCGCCGGGCAGCGAGGTTTACACGTTCGTGCTGGAAGACCACGCCGGCGAGTCGCCGCGCGTGGTCGGCACGGCCAGCATTCGGGCCCGCGCCGGCGCGCGCGAAGCTTATTACACCTGGCGTCGCGAGACGCTGATTCACGCCTCGCAGCAGCTCGACGTGCGCCGCGAGGTCTCGATTCTGTCGCTCTCGCACGAACTGTCGGAATCCAGCCTGCTTTGCGCCTTTTCGATCGACCCGGCCTATCGCGGCGGGCCGGGCGAGCGCCTGTTGCGACGCGCACGGCTGTTGTTCGTCGCCCAGCACCCGGAGCGCTTCATGACCAACCTGGCCGTGGCCATGCCCGGGCACCTCGACGCCAACGGCGCCTCGCCATTCTGGGAATCGGTCGGCCGGCATTTCTTCGTGCGCGATTTCGGCGAAATCAACGAAATCGCCGGTGTTCATTCCAAGAGCTTCATCGCCGAGGTCATGCCGCCGTTTCCGCTCTACGAACCGCTGCTGAGCGAAACCGGTCGTGCCGCCATCGGCTCGATCCACGCCGCCCATGGTCCGGCGGCGGTCGATCTGCGCGATGAAGGCTTCACGCCGTCGCGGCACATCGATCTGTTCGACGGCGGGTTGTTGTTCGAAGCCCCCTTCCAACGCCTGCATTCGGTCCGCGGCAACCGCTGGCATCCGGTTCGGGTCGACAATCGCGTGGCGCACGGCGAGCACGGCGTGGCGCTGCTGGCGAATCAGGAAACATCCGCGTTCCGCTGTATCGCCGCACCGCACGCCTTGACCGCGACCGGCCAGCTGCGGCTCGCACCCGAGGGCGCCGACCGGCTGCACCTCGATACCGGGCGCGCCGTTCTGGCCGTCACCCTGCCCACGCTGGACGCGGAGGCCGGCTCATGTTGA
- a CDS encoding arginine N-succinyltransferase, translated as MLIRPIETGDLDALHAIAIETGAGFTSLPDNRDFLARHIAETRAAFDKPADDASLATDPDLYFFVLEDDSLGDAPVADRIAGCCAIEARVGLDAPFYNYRVGRLAQASKQLDLNRVIDTLFLSSDHTGDAEVCSLYLRPAWRSKGQRNGTLLSRVRWLFMAAYRMRFPERVLAEMRGRFDDADVNPFWQALGQHFFPIDFRDADRLTGLGQKSFIGELMPRYPICTAMLPEAARECIGAVHEQTKPALAMLNAQGLRFEGYIDIFDAGPTVEAYLDDVRAVRHSREVEVRIDARANTPAAPVTLAATTGACADFRAGWIGRAPEEDGIAVHPEEAARLCVDDGARLRVLGD; from the coding sequence ATGTTGATTCGCCCGATCGAAACCGGCGATCTCGACGCCCTGCATGCCATCGCCATCGAAACCGGCGCCGGTTTCACCTCCCTGCCCGACAACCGCGATTTTCTGGCCCGGCACATCGCCGAAACCCGCGCCGCCTTCGACAAACCGGCCGACGATGCCAGCCTGGCCACCGACCCCGATCTGTATTTTTTCGTCCTCGAAGACGACAGCCTTGGCGATGCGCCGGTCGCCGACCGGATCGCCGGCTGCTGCGCGATCGAGGCCCGCGTCGGACTGGACGCACCGTTCTACAACTATCGTGTCGGCCGGCTGGCCCAGGCCTCCAAGCAACTCGATCTGAACCGCGTGATCGATACGCTGTTCCTGTCGTCCGATCACACCGGCGACGCCGAGGTCTGCTCGCTGTACCTGCGCCCGGCCTGGCGCAGCAAGGGCCAGCGCAACGGCACGCTATTGTCCCGCGTGCGCTGGTTGTTCATGGCCGCCTATCGCATGCGTTTTCCGGAACGCGTGCTGGCCGAAATGCGCGGGCGATTCGACGATGCCGACGTCAACCCGTTCTGGCAGGCGCTCGGTCAGCATTTCTTCCCGATCGATTTCCGCGACGCCGACCGGCTGACCGGTCTCGGCCAGAAATCGTTCATCGGCGAGCTGATGCCGCGCTACCCGATCTGCACCGCCATGCTGCCCGAGGCCGCCCGCGAGTGCATCGGCGCGGTCCACGAACAGACCAAACCGGCGCTGGCGATGCTCAACGCGCAAGGGCTGCGCTTCGAGGGCTATATCGATATCTTCGACGCCGGGCCGACGGTAGAAGCCTATCTCGACGACGTACGCGCCGTGCGCCACTCGCGTGAAGTCGAGGTCCGTATCGATGCCCGGGCCAACACGCCGGCCGCCCCCGTCACGCTGGCCGCCACCACCGGCGCCTGCGCGGATTTCCGGGCCGGCTGGATTGGCCGGGCGCCGGAAGAAGACGGCATCGCCGTGCATCCCGAGGAAGCGGCCCGGCTTTGCGTTGATGATGGCGCGCGGTTGCGTGTGCTGGGCGATTGA
- the astD gene encoding succinylglutamate-semialdehyde dehydrogenase, whose translation MPLQAKQQLFINGAWQPGNGMPLNKTDPIAHTTLWQANAADADQVGAAIAAARAAFPAWARRPFEERVAVVEAFGRQLEAHKEDLAVSIARETGKPLWEARTEVGAMIGKIGISQTAYHERTGERAKEIPGGRAVLRHRPHGVLAVFGPYNFPGHLPNGHIVPALLAGNTAVFKPSELTPASADLTLQCWEAAGLPQGVINLVQGEKAVGQALAGHDGIDGLLFTGSAATGQSLHKQFGGRVDKILALELGGNNPLVVAEDSYDIPAAVLTIIQSAYISGGQRCTCARRLLVPEGRTGDALIEALTTALGDLYVGDPMDESNPPFYGGLATPAAAEKLVAAQDALEARGAVVRARANILDPGTSLLSPGLIDVTGLETADVEHFGPLLTIRRTKDWDDAVAEANNTAYGLAAGLIGGDAALWEDFRLRIRAGIVNWNRQTTGAASDAPFGGIGDSGNHRPSAYYAADYCAWPMASMESETVALPENLPKGVNLSRIAAR comes from the coding sequence ATGCCACTCCAAGCCAAACAACAACTCTTCATCAATGGCGCCTGGCAGCCCGGCAACGGCATGCCCCTGAACAAGACCGACCCGATCGCGCACACCACACTCTGGCAGGCCAACGCCGCCGACGCCGATCAGGTCGGCGCGGCCATCGCCGCCGCGCGCGCGGCCTTCCCGGCCTGGGCGCGCCGGCCCTTCGAGGAACGCGTGGCCGTCGTCGAAGCCTTCGGCCGGCAGCTCGAAGCCCACAAGGAAGACCTGGCGGTCTCCATCGCCCGCGAGACCGGCAAGCCGCTGTGGGAGGCCCGCACCGAAGTTGGCGCGATGATCGGCAAGATCGGCATTTCCCAGACCGCATATCACGAACGCACCGGCGAACGCGCCAAGGAGATCCCGGGCGGCCGGGCAGTGCTGCGTCATCGCCCGCATGGCGTGCTGGCCGTGTTCGGGCCCTACAACTTCCCGGGCCACCTGCCCAACGGCCACATCGTGCCGGCGCTGCTGGCCGGCAATACGGCCGTATTCAAGCCGAGCGAGCTCACCCCGGCCAGCGCCGATCTCACGCTCCAGTGCTGGGAAGCCGCCGGCCTGCCGCAAGGCGTGATCAATCTGGTGCAAGGCGAGAAAGCCGTGGGCCAGGCACTTGCGGGCCATGACGGCATCGACGGCCTGCTGTTCACCGGCTCGGCGGCCACCGGCCAATCGCTGCACAAGCAGTTCGGCGGCCGGGTGGACAAGATCCTGGCGCTGGAGCTGGGTGGCAACAATCCACTGGTGGTAGCCGAGGATAGCTACGACATTCCTGCGGCCGTGCTGACCATTATCCAGTCGGCCTATATTTCCGGCGGCCAGCGCTGCACCTGCGCGCGCCGCCTGCTCGTGCCCGAGGGCCGGACCGGCGATGCACTGATCGAAGCCCTCACGACCGCACTCGGCGATCTGTACGTGGGCGACCCGATGGACGAGAGCAATCCGCCCTTCTACGGCGGGCTCGCAACCCCGGCCGCGGCCGAGAAACTGGTGGCCGCCCAGGACGCTCTCGAAGCGCGTGGCGCCGTCGTGCGGGCCCGCGCAAATATCCTCGATCCCGGCACCAGCCTGCTATCGCCCGGCTTGATCGATGTCACCGGCCTCGAGACCGCCGACGTCGAGCACTTCGGCCCGCTGTTGACGATTCGTCGCACCAAAGATTGGGACGACGCCGTGGCCGAGGCCAACAACACGGCCTACGGTCTGGCCGCCGGCCTGATCGGCGGCGACGCCGCGCTGTGGGAAGACTTCCGTCTGCGCATCCGTGCCGGCATCGTCAACTGGAACCGCCAGACCACCGGCGCGGCCTCCGATGCGCCCTTCGGCGGCATCGGCGACTCCGGCAACCACCGCCCGAGCGCCTACTACGCCGCCGACTACTGTGCCTGGCCGATGGCTTCGATGGAGTCCGAGACCGTCGCGCTGCCGGAGAATCTGCCGAAGGGCGTGAACCTGTCGCGTATCGCCGCGCGATAA